The genome window TCTCCCCATTGTATTGACACATACTGcgtctttattttttcaaacagcATGAAAGGTATGGCAATATGTATTGATATAAGTACCGCGGTAATCCAACCACAGTGGTATAGGGTTTGTAGCAACTGTAACTGatctaataatttgtttatatgtagaaataatagacaatacaatttatatcaaaattctGTTTAACAGTATGCACATTATTTTTAGACTATAATTAATAAGGTGTGACTACACTAGGTAGCTTAACTGACATCTATTGATGTAACTCTACCAATTATACGTATGTCATTTGAGTCCTATAAAATACAACTCGTCTATATTTTCGTACCTGTAGCATGGTCGAAATGAGGCTTtcttataaaatcattattaattattaataatatttattaacctCGTAATATTTTCCAAACAAGAAACACAAAAGGAATTGGATTACAATTATTGCccaattataaatagaaattatgaGCCTCTAGTAATATTCCTAAATGTCAATTTTTGCGGATCAATTACACAATAATGATCCaatgaaataatgttttctggaaaatacatttaaaattgaaataaaggtATGAAAGACATAATCTAGAGAGATGGTCCCATAATGGGCGTGGAAGCATATCTTAGTGAAAGGAATTagataaattacttttgtttataaaacaataaaataaaatagttttcaatAATAGTGAAATGACATTATgaccaaaatattaatattttctattattacaattttagttaaaatctagatttcttaaaaaattattacgatTTATCTGACACAAATGTAGTTgtccacgaaaaaaaaactataatcgTGTAGCTGTATCTATTAATGTATGATATTTGTTGTGTGTTAaataaaggaaatatttaaaagaaacaacTGTGTAAGagatttacttatataatatacagtcTATATACAAAATGGTTTTTAATAGCTGCCTCTACTTctaatttttctatattagagAAAGGgttcaatattatttagtcatttcattttatacaattatttacaaccttgataaatgtttatttttacgatttcaattagtaaaatgtacaagtgttcaatcttttttaaatacgcaAAGTAGATAAGCGTCATAAAGcaggattttaaaaaaatcattaaaatcattaatttaaaagatgcCTAGACTTAATCGTATGTTCTCCCTAACTAAATCAGAAactatatactaaataaaacaaagtaaataatatataatgatgatgtatatatacaatattcgCAGTCTATAAAACATGTAACAAAAAGCAACATCAAGAGTTAGAGGTTGTTAATGGTAGCAAAAAGGCAAGTAGGTCAATCGATAGATCTGTATAGATAAAACACAAGTCAAGGACGGTGACTCGTACACCACGAGCCTGTTGTTCAAGTCTGTTGTAAtcatttctcaatttttttacaaaacaagaTATATTTGTCTTTAGATTTtggaaaagaaatatttataaactaacatttagtaaagtgaaattaaaagataaaagtattaactaaAGATATAagataaagtataataaaaatactgcaAAAAACCTTCTACAGTGAACACTTGTTATTGCTAACAAAAAATTTACGtttgaaattttgaaatatttaatataattatactataaagtataacaatttattacttttaagtctaaacttaatttaaaaaagtatggaTTTAAAAAGGATGCATGACAATGCGTGCCCCCATAGTGGAGCCAGCCCACTTCTGTCCTCTTTCGATAAGCGTTTGAATTTGTAAGTATGAAGTAAgtgattttacaaaatacttaGAGCGAAACGTTTTCGCCCATAGATGGCATTGATATAAGTTAAATATCAACGGAATGAttgagttatttataaatactaacaCACTTCTATATAGTGGACCTGTTTCGCTCGTACAATATACCAGTAACTTAATGCATACTGAGATATatcgaaaaaatatgtatatcaaaaaatgtacatacataaaaaattattatttcttgtttttctgatatacaatttataggaattaaaaaaaaaaacccagGAGAGTCCAAGATATTGCACAGAAGAAGCTGACCTAAACGTTGGGAGATAAACACATTGTTACAACCTAATGGCTGCATTATGACCGGCATGATTCCGTACTAACGTGATTATGCCTTAAGTGTCCAAGCAAAACAcgttcaatattattatacacaAGGAGGAGTTGGTCTACTAATTCATAATATCCtagatatcttttttttttacaggtaTTCGACTcccaatttttaaatatagtgcatttttacattatagcATAAGGTGGTAAATGAGCATACGACCacctaaattaaacaaaatataataattaattaactgaCCTATGCCAatagacattcgcattttGCGTTGTAAagctttaatcgacagagtaGGAGatacacagaaagaggacatttccTGTCCTAAGTGTCTGCTCCTTCGTCAAATCCATCGTACCGTCCCATCCCATCCTCACaggaattgcttccatttcacgcgtgtcttctgtgtggtcgtggtattacagTGTGCCATTTATTTgcactacaattttattggcaCACTGAAAATTGCTTAATGTGCGTTAAGGATATCCCTGAGTGGATATTAACAATGAGAAATGTACACTATTTGACTgataaagtaaacatttaactCTGAATGCGATAATTATGTTGGTAAAGAAAAATCTCggatatcaaaaaaaaaatcgcataCAAAAAtcccatttaaaattaatgttcctTGTTTCGGCTCGCGCCGGCTCCCTAACTGTGACGAGGGCAAACCGCCGCTAATCAGTACACGGATACGCGACGACACAAATACTCCATTAGGCTACGTCATTACACATACATAACGTTTAACCGCAAAGCAATTTGTACGCGATTGCCGCAGCTTGTTGTGCGATTGTCGCTAATAGTCATTATTTCACCCAAAAATATTTGCACACATTTTTGTACTGCCTTTATGTTTGGTTTTTGgtccaatttaattttctttctgCATAAGTACGTAAGTTGTCTCAAGTTCCACCATTTCTCTTTTTGCCCTTAATTCACATCTAatactattttcttttctacGTTAAGGTTTACGACGTCttctttttattgatattttgtttttaacggattttgatttagtagtatttttcattacatctGGTGGACTACTTGTTTCTTTACATCATTCTATAACTTGCAGCTACATATTTCGATTTGGGTGTAAAATGCTCTAAATTCGCAAATAATGTCTCCAGAGAAGcaagattaattaaaaggtCATATGATATACGATAACCTTTATCCTGATTTGCTtcgttaatgttattttaaaatactttatcaaTTCCTTAATGACAGCATGGTTATTGTAGTTATTAGAGAGAATGAATCGTAAATCTCAACATTTGATACAACTGTAATAGACAACTCATTAGTTGTCGATGAAGCGTCGTTAGTGATCGCATCAGTTATTGAAAGTAATAACTTTAATGAACGCCAACTAGGAACTAGCCAACTATTCTTTCATGATTTAATgttgattaaaatttcaagCGCCTTACGATTTTTTCCTAAGACTAATTTTTGGtttccatttataaataaactaaagtgAGCTTATAAAAAACTGATAGATGTAGGATCtgcgaaattatttttaagcttataataaattatcgaTTTCGTTGTTacctttctttaaaataaatctgcgTATGTTTTATGGAAAAGGAAGGTATTAACGATTTATTCTGACTACTTCCTATCCATACGACACGTACGCCCTTAGCttgaattttttatctgtgtcaAAGTTTTACAGTCCTCATAATTTATTAGGGTTCGTTTTATCTGTCTACAGtttctatcttttttattatttttgtctttccaTTTTAGtgacttttaatataatccataaaaacaattttaaataaaacaaaacaacaaatgaCATCTCGTTTTTGCAGTtctgtttcaatttttaaaaatatacatctataataaactttgattTGTGTGACGTAACAAATTATAGTACATTTTGCTGGCTCGATTAGtttaagtaatgaaattgagTTGGCATTTGTTCAAAAATGGTGTAAGCGTATCtgataataatcataaattaaaattattaatagttttaacgCCTTATTAACTTAATGTGACGCTTAAAGTGAACAATGATTTGAAAAAGCAAGTAAAAGAACATAAGATTAAAATTCGATCCATATCAGCAACAATTATCTACGTGTAATATTTGTTCCAGTAAAAAGATTCCTTTATCAGCATTTCTATTTAATGAGCGAAGTATCAAAGAGAAAATGGATTCAACTAAAAGTGCGgcacaaagaaaaataaattaaatgtaaaaaacaagcgctatattaaataaccattaaagttttaattatttatctaatcATCAATTCGTTAATACacaaattaagaaatcaaTTTATACAGATAAACACTATCAGCAGTTAAAACGCCAATAATTGTATTACAAATGGTAATACAGGTCGTTAGTGACCGCTACACTATGGCCGGCTTGATTCCCGTGCAAACACGATCCCCGCTCAGGTATTTACGTAAGCAAGATCAAACACTAATACGGTCAATGATatgcttttaatatatttttattaaaatgtgaaaaaaggacaaattaatgtatttattattgtataaataagtaactttaattttaacttaggttttctatttcttgcaacatttgttaaaagtttCGCAGCGTCTAGACTACTACAACAGCCATTTTTCGACAATGTTCCAGTTCGAACCAGCTCGCACAAAGTTATTGACCAAATACCAATAAAAGAGTCATGATAGCATATAACACGTTgtatataacaaacatattgttttataagtatgcaatttaaaaacgCTAACTGCTTATCttgtaacattgttttttttacgtttagaagaaaacaatattaatgacTACAATATAGAGTGTTAGAGTGGTCAAGTATGTATTCATAACTTTCTTATTTAGCTCTTTTGATAGCAGTCTTAGGccattgtaattaatttactatgtTGGACAGCAGCCAAATTTTGTGGTCGTTGTTGTTAAGAGTTAAGACTATGTGTTTGAGACATACCTGGTTTATGTAGGGATAACAAAAGAGGTGTATTTCTATAAAGTGCCacttttttagtgtttaaatcgctcaaaaaatacgtaaagtattttcatttcaagGTTTTTGATTACACAAAACATTACTAATTTAAGaaaactgaaaaatataaatattatactactAAGTGAAAGTCTTTCTCTGTCTACCCCCCTGGATTACGTGAGTGCGCTGTGTTGTTATTGTACTGTAGAACAACACATATGTGTTTATCATCTTCGTTTCATTTAAAGGTGAAAAGGAGGTGAAATCAAATTAAGGATACAATCTCCTTAACTCATATCGATTATTTCTTTGAGTCCATCTTTATTGCAAATGTGCTCATAAAAAGTCGAGATCATTGTATTTAGATCCATATATTAAGATTAGAATTCTAAGGTGAACAAGTGACCTTTAGGttttggtgtatttttttttataattgcgtGGGTTTGCTTTATTTGGGTGCATGCAAAATGTATGACacgtaattttaacatatccCCGTCCTTATACCACTCACATGGGTTCGGCGCACAAAGATTTATGAgctataatattttgattaattatataataattttactgcaATTCGCTTGCCTGTCTTATCTGATCCCTACATgagagaaataaattaatgttaaatatttatttattaaataaatttaaaataaatatgtaattataatatgtagcTAAGTACTTGAAATAACtctatttctaattaaaaaataactcgcAAAAATCaatcaacaataaataaaaataaacattaataattaaacattatcaatgtaataaaactttaagctGTTGTCGCTTGGTATATTGATCAGCATATAAGTATACTTGATTCAGTGATCTTTGTCACCTCTGTTATTCATAATCGTTCTTCAATAGGTCATTTGAAGTAGATGTGGCAGTATAATAAGTAACTACAAATATTCGCATTATTAAGAGTTACacctttatttattgttcCATAGTGTCACAACGTTAAGTTCTCTATTATAATCCAAAATTTTGGTACTTCATCATCAAagctattttgtttatttacttaatttaaaaattttctttgtttaaaaatatttaatgtgacTGTGACcaacatacaaataaattttaatctgcACCTGTgggaatttattaattgttgcTTACTCAAGCAATTTACATTCATTTATTctaaatgtttcaaaataaacataaccttGTGATAGGACATTGTCCATAGCGATGGTCAAATATTTGATTCGAAACAAATACCTGTTTGTTGAAtgcatattaataattaaatctatccacttttttttgaattttaaagcTTCTTAAGACAAATAATTGCTAcgtcacaaaaaataattacaacccGTGGTTTAtacgattttataataattattatcaaagaaTTGTTTTCCTATTATTCTTAGATTGTGACCTGTCTCTGTAGATATAAACGCTTCAATAAAATCCAACAAAGCGGAATATAAGCGAATAGAAATCGATATACTCTTCACAATAGAGTGCAGGGAAACAGAAAAATGGTACAATGTTTTGTGTTCTAACTAACAACAAAACATGTACATATTGTGAAATTTAATCAACTGTATTATtatagataatatataaaatctctATGAAATCGGTGCAAGTACAAAATTGTAGAGTTAAGTACCTAATCAAAATTAGAACTGACACCAGTATTTTCAATTGTTActtcttttactttattagtaaagtaatttttgataaattttaattaggaTAAAATTCTAGGATAATAAATTTAGGATAGAGATGATGtctattaaatgaaattattggTTTGTgttgaaatcttttattactCGAAAGCTTATAAAGTACATTCAATCTATTACAAcctttaaacttaattaataaggTTCTGATTTGAATTCACAGAAgtcaatttttgtatttaaaaatggtgTTAGTTTTTCTTCAAACTCCTTCCACGTACAAGTACCGTCGGCGCAAATAGCTCGGATGGGTTCTTCGTTCAAATAGAAAACGACGTTGTAGTCAATTTCATCGTTCTTTGTACATCtggaaaaaaacatacaaaataagaatTTCTAGTTTAATTCCATACAACATTTCTATCTTATTCAAATCTAGATAAGGAATTACAAGTTAAAGTAGAAACTTAGAACTAACAATCgaataaaaaacacacacatgGTAATAAAGAGGCAGTTAAACAATCTgaaatctttgacaaaaaactatcaaaatttaaattaacaaataattacaaatttatttatttatttatttacaatacaataaaaacctaaaatagaactatgtcccacaaaattatataaaataagttgactgtgggatcaaaaaatttaatttaaattgatataaaataaaatgagataagtatgatagttaaaattaaaataaatttaaagaaatttaatatgttgtCAAGTAATCGAGTATGATCTAATTATTATATAGACTTATGAAAaagtaactataaataaaatattatcataccTGTTTAATACAGCTACAAGATTTACTGAAAATGCTGAATTGGCACTGCTTCGCCATTTTCGATCACGATCCCTGTTTGCACTACTTAAGGgcttgttgtctttaaacaaACCGAGCGATGTGTACACCATATCCAACATTGTAGCGTGAGTAAAATATGCTGTCATCTTCTTTCCATCGCCCTCTTTCACTTTCTGGAAGCTTCTTAGTAAATCAGCCAGAGGAATTTGACCGAATATTTCGCTTTGAGCAGTGCCGTAACCATTTCTGTAGTAAGATCTCAGATCTTGTATGTACTCTAAGACCTGTAAGTCATCTTTGGTAAAGAGCGCGCACCAGGGGCTCAGCTTGCTCTCCACACCGGACCAAGTGTGACGACACAAATCGTACAGTGCGGTCACGTTTGTGTCCGTCAGCTCGTAATCGATTCCAGTTCTTCGTTGTATTCTGTCTTTGGtctgaaaaaaattacgttgCTTAAACATgactttataacatttttataccatttaaattaaattatttaacctttCCTTATTCGTAATGTATTTCATAAcgtatataatgtaaaaagcctaaaaATTTTCCACGAGATTTTCTTCCTTACTATTCTCCCGTTGCGATATTATTAACACTTTTCAGGAACTCAATAATTCTTTCACTACAACATGTTATGGTACAAGAATTATGGTCTAAAAGTCAGGTCAGgtgtgtttaaattaattttacgttCAATGTCTTAGATGTATCAAGACGTGCTATGAATAGTAGATTCACTTGGCCTACTTTATATAACGAGCAGGTTTTATTGTaagcaattaaatatatcagaATTTTCTTGTAGAATTTGTGATTTTCTGATTGTATCcactatttaaataagataaaaattagtaataataattatgtacataaatatttataatttagaaaaatttccTTGTCCAGAAACAATTTACTTTCTCATGAATATTAACAAATGCGTAggttttgtaactttttatacataaaatgaagcagaaattaaaatttaaaattttgtgtataaaatacaactaaattaCTCACAGCCAGATATTCTGAGGTCCTCTTATATTTTTCTGATTCCGCGTATATGTTAGGATTCTTCTGCACATCTTTTTGATACTTTCCACAAGTTAGATATggctgaaattattttaataatccaTGGATTTTTCTTAGttcttcttatatataataaatgcgaaagtttaaatttttggatggaaggatgtttgttagaaggtatctccaaaacagtttaaaggatcttgatgaaatttggtataaatatagaacacagtctgaaagaacacataggctacttaaggtttattttagaTTCTGCGTAGACCGaatcgcggacgacagctagtataaaataaaaatgatatactTACAGCCATAACATCAGATTCTGGTAGCGCTTTTTCGATGTGTAGTTTATCATTGTTAAATCCTTTCACAAAAGCTTTCGCACTATCTTCTATCCATTTACCAAACGCTGGACGGAAAGTATATTTATCCAATTTCTCCAGTAAATCGTTGAAAGTGTGTCTAATCCTTTTTCCTATTCCAAACATTTCTTCATAACCTTCTGGTGTAAGTTCCGCGGCTGCATCGAACATTTTCTTATCTGCCACCCATGCATTTAAATCTTCTATATCCTGAGCACAAAGGGAACTACGTCCTTTTTCATAACTGGCCAGTATGTTATCACGTATTGCTAAGGCTTCGTTCATGCTTTTGCCGAAGCGAGTCGATGGATATCTCTTTCCATGACGTAATAAACCCCAAATGCTCACCGGTTCACATCCTGAAatcataatgttttattaatttaaactgtaTTAAGAAGTTGTAAAGTTAAGAAGGATTTTGGAACTCACCCTTTAATATAACTAAAGAATCCCTTATATCACCTCGAATAGCATTATATGATGTTTTAGAcgcaaaatatttgtaagggCAACCGCTATTCCAGTGACAAAATGAGGCAAAAGTACTTGCAAATAACGAAATCGTTACtatgaaaaatatgttctttaacattttattgtcttttatttcaactggaatatattttaattatctaaatgTAGTCAGGAGACCTGATGTCCCCATCGAGGCTGAGAGGTGACTAAATACTATCCAATATTTCCACAATATGCTAATGTATTATTTGATCCTTTAATGTACAacaaacttgtattaaaaaaaggtaactgTGATctcatatttatttcgaaaCTCATCTTTCAGTtcgttctttttttatttatgtttattaacttatttatggCAAAAAGTCAATAAAGTTTTGCTAATATTCTAAACAACTGTGACATCATTTATTGTAAGTTGctttaaaaacattcttaCATAGTAATTTATGTGCCGaggaaatataatattattgtcaaTACCTTTTCAAACTAACAAAGGTTTGACACAAAAAGTAGTACTAGCAacaagatttaataataattctaattataaagtaagatTTCGATACTTAGTAAGACTAAAGGTGTCTGAAGTATTGTAAACATAGTGTATTAAAACAGGTtatgattaaaatttcaacTGGTTGTTTCCAAGTTTCTTTAAAGGTTACTTACTGAGATTACACGAATTATgctattttaatgaaaatagtaaCAAAATGACTAATCAGAATTATTATAGCATTTATTTCAATGACTACGTAAAGTAGtgaaaaaacctttttaattttaaaacattaagtataaatgtttttgcacTAATAAAACTCAACAAAAGTCCAGTGTAGTGTTTACGAAAGGTTTTAGTTTTTCTTCAAACTCTCGCCATGAACATTCGCCATTGTTACATATTGACTCTAAAGGTCTCtcgttcaaataaaatacgacATTGTAATCTGTTTCCTCGCCATCAGTACatctaaaatgaaaatgttgcATCTATAATAAtgcttaatttaaacttaattttttttttttcaaaatacaagtcttaataaataaattcgtaGTATGCAAATACAGTGTCATCGAAACTTTATGGTGGCTTAGAATGTCGCATGAGAGTTTGCACAAAACGCAATTTGCAGTGCGCAGACTTTTTTTGTGCGTTcactcctctgtcgattaaaggtagtcAACGCATTTACAGTTGCGGATATCTAAAgggcagcgatcgcttcgATATTTCGGCatattcaggtggccgcttgcttgtttacCACCTTacgatattaagaaaaaactaatCACGAGCCGCcttaaagtttgaatcttaaaatgtATGTCTTTCCTATTGAATGTCCAAAACATTAAGTAGAAATTATAGATACATTTCTAAAAGTACAAACCTATTCAATGTCACCATTAAATTCGAAGCGAAGGCAGTTGATTTAGATGATCTCCATTTCCTCGCATCATTTCTAAACTCTGCTGTTAATGGCACTTCATCTCTAAAAAGGCCCAGTGCTGTGTATACCATGTCCATCATAGTGGCATGCgtgaaatatattgtaaactgTTTTCCTTTTCCATTCTTtgtgtttataaatgtttctaatAAATCAGATAAAGGTATACGACCAAATATTTTGTTCACCGGTGTACCGTAACTATTTCTGTAGTAATGACGTAGGTCTCCAATGTATTCCATTACTTTAATGTCTTCTGTGCTGAAGAGAGCACACCACGGACTAAACTTTTTGTGTGTCCCAGAAGAAGTGTAGCGACATAAATCATATAGTGATGTTATGTTTTCATTAGTTAATGTGTAGTTGATACCAGTTCTCTGTTGAATTCTATCCTTTacctaaataattatgttaattttataactttacataatttgtaaaaagaatTGTCCAAGATCAGTAGATCTTGGgtaattcttttataaataattttactcaaAGTATGTAGCAAACTTTTGAATTTGgctttattatatgtattcaaattgttaatgtaaattatgaaattgtaCAAACTTACTGCAAGAAACTCATTCATATCCTGATACTTTGTAGGTTCTCTGTATATGTCtggattttgttttacatcttTCATGTAATAGTTACAAGATTCATAAGGCTGaggaaatgtaaaattaatttaattatctaaacTTTAGTATTGCATAATCATTAGAAAAATACCAACCGCCATAATATCGAagcttttatttgatttatctaCAATCAGTGACTCATTTCCTATGCCTTTGATAAATCCTTTAACACTGTTTTCTAGCCAATGTCCATAAGCTGAGCGTAaagtgtaattattttcatccGCATTAATTAGTAAATCTTTAAACACTGCACTGAACCTGTGTCCCAAACCAGCCATTTCTTCATAACCCTCTTTAGCTATTTGGTGAACATTACGGAACGTATCTTCATCAATAATccaattgtataaattttcaacATCTTGTGCGCACATGCTACCGTTCCCTTTATCATGGCTCGTTTTAatgtaatcttttaaaatagttgcatctaacattttgtaaacaaaattttcacCAGGATTTCTTTTTCCATGTCTCACTAATCCCCATAAACTAATCGTTTTACAccctaataaatattttacatgtcaaatttaattgtaaaattaagatatttcataaggaaattaaatgttaacttaCCTGGTTTTATCACCACTGAATCTCTTATATCGCCTCTCACAAACTCATATGGTGTTttacttgaaaaatatttgtaatgacagttttcATTCCAATAACAAGACGAATAAGATGTTTTCGTTGTGTAAAGTATCGTCACAAGTATCAATAATgacttcatttttaaaactttatttaataatattgttgtgTATATGTTATTCTCAATCACAGCACGTGGAACCGTTTTAACTTTTGCGAGGTCATCAGCAAACTAACTCGTTGTATTGATGACATTATGCTTTATGTAAGAAACGGTACCGGTTACTGTTTCTTGAttatattatcaattaaaattgttttcaattatttatcatttgttTGGATTtagttatcaaaattaaaactgaaatttTTGAATGACATAATTTCGACTGTGACCAAATCGATTGAATAACacgttttgtttatatttactattattgtGCATtgttatcgttggtttctgagaccaaaatctctgtataaaacatattgttacaaGTGTTTTACCAAAGATTATGAG of Papilio machaon chromosome 6, ilPapMach1.1, whole genome shotgun sequence contains these proteins:
- the LOC106714798 gene encoding multiple inositol polyphosphate phosphatase 1-like isoform X2, producing MKSLLILVTILYTTKTSYSSCYWNENCHYKYFSSKTPYEFVRGDIRDSVVIKPGCEPVSIWGLLRHGKRYPSTRFGKSMNEALAIRDNILASYEKGRSSLCAQDIEDLNAWVADKKMFDAAAELTPEGYEEMFGIGKRIRHTFNDLLEKLDKYTFRPAFGKWIEDSAKAFVKGFNNDKLHIEKALPESDVMAPYLTCGKYQKDVQKNPNIYAESEKYKRTSEYLATKDRIQRRTGIDYELTDTNVTALYDLCRHTWSGVESKLSPWCALFTKDDLQVLEYIQDLRSYYRNGYGTAQSEIFGQIPLADLLRSFQKVKEGDGKKMTAYFTHATMLDMVYTSLGLFKDNKPLSSANRDRDRKWRSSANSAFSVNLVAVLNRCTKNDEIDYNVVFYLNEEPIRAICADGTCTWKEFEEKLTPFLNTKIDFCEFKSEPY
- the LOC106714798 gene encoding multiple inositol polyphosphate phosphatase 1-like isoform X1, with protein sequence MLKNIFFIVTISLFASTFASFCHWNSGCPYKYFASKTSYNAIRGDIRDSLVILKGCEPVSIWGLLRHGKRYPSTRFGKSMNEALAIRDNILASYEKGRSSLCAQDIEDLNAWVADKKMFDAAAELTPEGYEEMFGIGKRIRHTFNDLLEKLDKYTFRPAFGKWIEDSAKAFVKGFNNDKLHIEKALPESDVMAPYLTCGKYQKDVQKNPNIYAESEKYKRTSEYLATKDRIQRRTGIDYELTDTNVTALYDLCRHTWSGVESKLSPWCALFTKDDLQVLEYIQDLRSYYRNGYGTAQSEIFGQIPLADLLRSFQKVKEGDGKKMTAYFTHATMLDMVYTSLGLFKDNKPLSSANRDRDRKWRSSANSAFSVNLVAVLNRCTKNDEIDYNVVFYLNEEPIRAICADGTCTWKEFEEKLTPFLNTKIDFCEFKSEPY
- the LOC106714798 gene encoding multiple inositol polyphosphate phosphatase 1-like isoform X3 → MKSLLILVTILYTTKTSYSSCYWNENCHYKYFSSKTPYEFVRGDIRDSVVIKPGCKTISLWGLVRHGKRNPGENFVYKMLDATILKDYIKTSHDKGNGSMCAQDVENLYNWIIDEDTFRNVHQIAKEGYEEMAGLGHRFSAVFKDLLINADENNYTLRSAYGHWLENSVKGFIKGIGNESLIVDKSNKSFDIMAPYESCNYYMKDVKQNPDIYREPTKYQDMNEFLAVKDRIQQRTGINYTLTNENITSLYDLCRYTSSGTHKKFSPWCALFSTEDIKVMEYIGDLRHYYRNSYGTPVNKIFGRIPLSDLLETFINTKNGKGKQFTIYFTHATMMDMVYTALGLFRDEVPLTAEFRNDARKWRSSKSTAFASNLMVTLNRCTDGEETDYNVVFYLNERPLESICNNGECSWREFEEKLKPFVNTTLDFC